One genomic region from Gadus morhua chromosome 9, gadMor3.0, whole genome shotgun sequence encodes:
- the rep15 gene encoding rab15 effector protein, with translation MEVSSNGSNGSSSSSSSIKPLANPFVNSKLLSSFRASLQKRPPPDTSSTEGSPKPNIFATLWRPNLTNTDDFIPLYSDCIAKACSRTQEYLLFKDPEDKFHPTPEVLTQIFLMTYIGQSLSLNMTDHFNCTVMTPEQRILLGADWVWAVLERPTKNPRIQIAVRVLHLPDREGIAEDYPPEGRTESLQMAQQESSNKTVCERMVDFCASIGKDCYALFLFMGRKNDTGKIYGVLSNNFQAAVGKVDKIDRDLIENFFKGSRYLHTPTGMLQTITTKKDEEPLTVLIKFN, from the exons ATGGAAGTGAGCAGCAATGGCAGcaacggcagcagcagcagcagcagcagcattaaGCCCCTGGCCAACCCCTTTGTGAACAGCAAGTTGTTGTCGTCCTTCCGAGCCTCTCTCCAGAAGAGGCCCCCCCCGGACACCAGCAGCACTGAGGGGTCCCCCAAGCCCAACATCTTCGCCACCCTGTGGCGACCCAACCTCACCAACACCGATGACTTCATCCCCCTCTACAGCGACTGTATTGCAAAGGCTTGCTCCAGGACCCAGGAGTACCTGCTCTTCAAAGACCCAGAGGACAAGTTCCACCCCACTCCCGAGGTGCTCACTCAG ATCTTCCTCATGACCTACATCGGTCAGAGCCTCAGCCTGAACATGACGGACCACTTCAACTGCACCGTGATGACCCCTGAGCAGCGCATCCTGCTGGGGGCCGACTGGGTGTGGGCCGTCCTGGAGAGGCCCACCAAGAACCCTCGCATTCAGATCGCCGTCAGGGTGCTGCACCTGCCCGACAGGGAGGGCATCGCGGAGGATTACCCTCCAGAGGGGCGCACCGAGTCCCTGCAGATGGCCCAGCAGGAGTCCAGCAACAAGACGGTGTGCGAGAGGATGGTGGACTTCTGCGCGTCCATCGGTAAGGACTGCTACGCGCTCTTCCTGTTCATGGGACGGAAGAACGACACGGGGAAGATCTACGGCGTGCTCAGCAACAACTTCCAGGCCGCCGTCGGGAAGGTTGATAAGATCGACCGGGATCTGATTGAGAACTTCTTTAAAGGCTCCCGGTACCTACACACCCCTACGGGGATGTTGCAGACCATTACCACCAAGAAGGACGAGGAGCCGCTCACGGTGCTAATCAAATTCAACTGA
- the poglut3 gene encoding protein O-glucosyltransferase 3, protein MLRKLTGGLFELLKNTSLRCYLVLIVYTWIIPVCKTSEICTESSHIWGPGLEPNAVLPVRYFFIQAATSKGENFTSSPGKDTFTVKISPLHPKDHVRIHVPPPLDRDDGTFLVRYRLYGTSVKGLSIQVLHRSAPVAKSPYLLQGPVYHEYCDCPEVDAPVWEGVMQCPVSDPQIVRDLSSFPAVDLGYLRQEVPRRFSHRGGLIHYAVLGNRVYRRSLGKYTDFKMFSDEILLSLARKVRLPDVEFYINVGDWPMEKRAVGADPGPVPILSWCGSEDTRDIVLPTYDVTHSTLEAMRGVTNDLLSVQGNTGPPWGNKTEQAFFRGRDSREERLYLASLSKEHPELLDAGITGWFFFRDREKEIGKAPLVGFFDFFKYKYQVNVDGTVAAYRFPYLMLGNSLVLKQRSPYYEHFYVHLRPGVHYVPVQRDLSDLVEKIKWAKSNDAEVKEIARQGQAAVRQLLQPNRLYCYYYKVLEMYSKRQTSRPTLHPDMELVAMTEDLAAAACTCERKKVVEDRPTMAKVEL, encoded by the exons ATGTTACGCAAACTTACAGGCGGTCTTTTCGAATTGTTAAAAAATACTTCACTTCGTTGTTACCTTGTTTTGATTGTGTACACTTGGATAATTCCTGTTTGCAAAACATCCGAAATCTGTACAGAAAGTTCTCACATATGGGGCCCAGGACTCGAACCCAACGCAGTGTTGCCAGTTCGATACTTCTTTATTCAAGCAGCAACGTCAAAAGGAGAAAACTTCACCAGCTCCccag GGAAAGACACTTTCACAGTGAAGATCAGCCCGCTGCACCCTAAAGATCATGTCCGCATCCACGTCCCGCCGCCCCTGGACAGGGACGATGGCACCTTCCTGGTGCGGTACAGGCTGTACGGCACCTCAGTGAAGGGCCTCAGCATCCAAGTCCTCCACCGCAGCGCTCCGGTGGCCAAGTCACCGTATCTTCTGCAAG GACCTGTATATCATGAATACTGCGACTGCCCCGAGGTGGACGCCCCCGTCTGGGAGGGCGTCATGCAATGCCCCGTCTCGGATCCTCAGATCGTGAGGGACCTGTCCTCCTTCCCCGCCGTCGACCTGGGCTACCTGCGTCAGGAGGTCCCCCGCAGGTTCTCCCACAGAGGGGGGCTCATCCACTACGCCGTCCTGGGGAACCGGGTGTACCGCCGCTCCCTCGGGAAGTACACCGACTTCAAGATGTTCTCCGACGAGATCCTGCTCTCGCTGGCCAGGAAG GTGCGTTTACCTGACGTGGAGTTCTACATCAACGTTGGAGACTGGCCGATGGAAAAGAGGGCAGTTGGTGCCGATCCCGGGCCGGTTCCCATCCTCTCCTGGTGTGGCTCAGAGGACACCCGGGACATAGTGCTGCCCACGTACGACGTCACCCACTCCACCCTGGAGGCCATGCGAGGCGTGACCAACGACCTGCTGTCAGTTCAGGGCAACACAG GGCCTCCCTGGGGGAACAAAACGGAGCAGGCTTTCTTCCGCGGTCGGGACAGCCGTGAGGAGCGGCTCTACCTGGCCTCCCTGTCCAAGGAACACCCGGAGCTGCTGGACGCCGGGATCACTGGCTGGTTCTTCTTCAGGGATCGGGAGAAGGAGATTGGAAAAGCACCGCTTGTTGGATTCTTTGACTTCTTCAAG TACAAGTACCAGGTGAACGTTGACGGAACGGTGGCCGCGTACAGGTTTCCTTACCTGATGCTGGGCAACAGTCTGGTGCTCAAACAGAGATCTCCGTACTACGAGCACTTCTACGTCCACCTGCGACCGGGCGTGCACTACGTCCCTGTGCAGAGAGACCTTTCCGACCTGGTGGAGAAAATCAAATGGGCTAAAAGCAACGACGCAGAAGTGAAGGAGATAGCAAGGCAGGGCCAGGCTGCAGTCCGCCAGCTGCTGCAGCCCAACCGGCTGTACTGTTATTATTACAAAGTGCTGGAGATGTACTCCAAGCGCCAGACCAGTAGACCCACACTCCACCCGGACATGGAGCTGGTAGCCATGACTGAGGACCTCGCCGCTGCTGCTTGCACATGTGAGAGGaagaaggtggtggaggaccGACCCACCATGGCCAAAGTAGAGCTGTAG
- the cyb5r2 gene encoding NADH-cytochrome b5 reductase 2: MDQILTLPVIAALSLVAVSVLYLLFRGSGGTQKKRKLLVTLQDATIKYPLRLIDKEEISHDTKKFRFGLPSPTHILGLPIGQHVYLSAKVNGSLTVRAYTPVTSDEHQGYVDLVVKVYYKDSHPSFPAGGKMSQYLDDMAVGDAIDFRGPSGLLVYNGNGKFSIRPDKKSEPKIKTFKHIAMIAGGTGITPMLQLIRSIAADHMDDTKCYLIFANQTEKDILLREELAEVKANHPDTLELWFTLDKPPKDWSYSSGFVTSDMIKEHFPPASSDVLIVLCGPPPMIQYACLPNLEKLGYKTDNIFAY, encoded by the exons ATGGATCAGATTCTG ACCCTCCCTGTGATAGCGGCCCTGAGCTTGGTGGCAGTGTCAGTGCTGTACCTCCTCTTCAGAGGCTCAGGAGGAACCCAGAAGAAAAGGAAGCTGCTGGTGACTTTGCAGGATGCCACCATCAAATATCCACTCCGTCTTATTGATAAAGAG GAAATTAGTCATGACACCAAGAAGTTTAGATTTGGTTTGCCGTCTCCAACCCATATCCTGGGACTGCCAATAG GTCAGCACGTGTACCTCTCCGCCAAAGTCAACGGCAGTCTGACTGTGAGGGCGTACACCCCGGTCACCAGCGACGAGCACCAGGGATACGTGGACCTCGTAGTCAAG GTTTACTACAAGGACTCCCACCCATCCTTCCCCGCAGGCGGGAAGATGTCGCAGTACCTGGACGACATGGCTGTGGGGGACGCCATCGATTTCCGAGGACCTAGTGGCTTGCTAGTGTACAATGGGAATG GTAAATTCTCCATCCGCCCTGACAAGAAGTCTGAACCAAAGATTAAGACGTTCAAACATATTGCCATGATAGCTGGTGGAACAG GTATCACTCCAATGTTGCAGCTGATTCGCAGCATCGCAGCAGACCATATGGACGACACAAAATGTTATCTCATATTTGCTAACCAG ACTGAGAAAGATATTCTACTAAGAGAAGAGTTGGCAGAGGTGAAGGCTAACCACCCGGATACACTGGAACTATGGTTTACTTTGGATAAACCTCCAAAAG ACTGGAGCTACAGTTCAGGATTTGTGACAAGTGACATGATCAAAGAGCACTTCCCGCCTGCATCCAGCGATGTTCTCATCGTCCTGTGCGGCCCACCCCCCATGATTCAGTACGCCTGTCTGCCCAATCTGGAGAAACTGGGCTACAAAACAGACAACATCTTTGCATATTAG